The Gemmatimonadales bacterium genome includes a region encoding these proteins:
- a CDS encoding MBL fold metallo-hydrolase: protein MFRRARIDCPGRNVRGRKARLIGGVAILLAAHGCATKRSSPSSTVPPAPRSVACQTLETAAAGGPPPPASTIVLRWLGTANFEVAYEDQVILLDAFFDRGPRNRSIGVTAEEIKHVNLILIGHAHWDHIADAARIAQETGALVVGATSAVRVVQAAGLPEDQTRIVTGRGGEVLQFDRFKVEPVLAHHSVLQPGVLGKFGEAMAVVDGAPSAEAAVAEAAIKARGSNDSSIDSEGTLAYLLTFGTGFRLIWLDSAGPITEEERRLMERIGGVDVAIVAYQGQFLARPQVAATLPLVSLFHPQLYLPAHHDELAGLFPDLGIEPLLMAIRDSLPGTRAVAPLYRTPICLSAQGGGSKARHDGVRQPEEPGEGGRRTPFEGGR from the coding sequence ATGTTCAGGCGGGCGCGCATCGACTGTCCGGGGCGGAACGTACGCGGACGAAAGGCCCGGTTAATAGGCGGGGTCGCCATTCTACTCGCCGCGCACGGGTGTGCGACCAAGAGATCCTCGCCTTCGTCCACTGTGCCCCCGGCACCGCGAAGCGTCGCGTGCCAAACCCTTGAGACCGCGGCCGCTGGAGGGCCACCGCCCCCGGCTTCTACAATTGTTCTGCGCTGGCTGGGAACGGCTAATTTCGAGGTCGCCTACGAGGACCAAGTCATTCTACTTGATGCCTTCTTTGATCGGGGCCCTCGGAACCGGTCAATCGGAGTGACAGCCGAGGAAATCAAACATGTCAATCTGATTCTCATTGGACATGCCCACTGGGATCACATCGCCGATGCGGCGCGTATCGCCCAAGAAACTGGCGCCCTCGTCGTTGGCGCCACCTCCGCTGTCCGGGTAGTTCAAGCCGCCGGCCTGCCAGAAGATCAGACCCGAATTGTTACTGGTCGCGGTGGCGAGGTCCTGCAGTTCGACAGATTCAAGGTCGAGCCTGTGCTGGCTCACCATAGCGTCCTGCAACCGGGCGTGCTCGGCAAGTTCGGCGAGGCTATGGCCGTGGTCGATGGTGCTCCATCTGCTGAGGCGGCGGTGGCTGAGGCCGCTATCAAAGCTCGGGGGAGCAACGACTCCTCAATCGACAGTGAAGGCACGCTTGCGTACCTCCTAACCTTCGGCACCGGGTTTCGCCTGATCTGGCTCGACAGCGCAGGCCCGATCACCGAGGAAGAGCGCCGCCTGATGGAACGGATCGGCGGGGTCGACGTCGCCATTGTCGCCTACCAAGGCCAGTTTCTTGCCCGACCCCAGGTCGCGGCGACCTTGCCCTTAGTGAGCCTCTTCCACCCGCAACTGTATTTGCCAGCGCACCACGACGAACTCGCGGGCTTGTTCCCGGATCTGGGGATCGAGCCCCTCCTGATGGCTATCCGTGACAGCTTGCCAGGCACCAGAGCTGTGGCACCCCTGTACCGGACACCCATCTGTCTGAGCGCGCAGGGTGGTGGATCAAAAGCGCGCCACGACGGCGTTAGGCAGCCGGAAGAACCCGGCGAGGGCGGGCGGCGGACACCATTTGAAGGAGGGAGGTGA